The following proteins are co-located in the Telopea speciosissima isolate NSW1024214 ecotype Mountain lineage chromosome 9, Tspe_v1, whole genome shotgun sequence genome:
- the LOC122640303 gene encoding pre-mRNA-splicing factor CWC25 isoform X1, whose amino-acid sequence MASVKSSSRKKSSLSHKKKRSKPSSETGRRKRSRSRKIDKSKKLRRRDASISYSEDDSKTEDSIFVSSSDSEDDYRSRRARSRTREDAKGSRKRARRSSLSRDADKDLPNRRKRKGSKRKRASVERKNSNRRNRESLRSRGDANVSSASNGSSSCSTCRGSSHERSRGRSEERDRYKRSPSKTSNGRFKNRYRFSRSCSSCSTCSDHRRSYKSEEKYMGENPRFLKSVLTDTKHSKEKEGNQNGKDDDRTEIVQAYDDCPSSRSNDSYDGGRKREISYHQHGASDKKRRVANAKGEDTLKIKTTEIVGIGKENDGGKYAGNCQNLSIVGSTKTSTGSRSEVPSATGSSEGNDLELYLRQKALENLRKFRGGPQTNTKTLQKEESGGDEKLPSNAKIETVRNEPRIEDRSQLLGATQVSQNVTPFMERKPTFFPPKDGLMPDKRHESKVKLDNVHSVKGVGNVALKQTAVTGNLTEKNKLNVGINVTRRQESSGAQSNLKEAPTSKESPKEKLLETRNVSNRSVTTDLKASPRSSNTHGAAIDDSRPAATEASTIPNTATAVHCQNQQQDEAKGSSQFEQKTMSVMRGGELVQVSYKVYIPKKAPALARRQLQR is encoded by the exons ATGGCATCTGTTAAATCCTCCTCTAGAAAAAAATCCTCCCTTTCCCATAAGAAGAAACGCTCTAAGCCATCCTCTGAG ACcgggaggaggaagagaagcagGAGTAGGAAGATAGATAAATCTAAGAAGCTTCGTCGTCGCGATGCTTCAATTTCCTACTCTGAGGACGATTCAAAGACGGAGGATTCTATATTTGTTTCATCTTCTGATTCAGAGGATGATTATAGAAGTAGAAGGGCTCGATCTCGTACTCGGGAGGATGCAAAAGGGAGTAGGAAGAGGGCCAGGCGCAGCTCTTTGAGCCGTGATGCAGACAAGGATTTACCCAAtcggagaaagagaaaagggtcGAAAAGAAAAAGAGCCTCTGTGGAGAGGAAAAATTCCAACCGGAGGAACCGTGAGAGTCTGCGTTCCAGGGGAGATGCTAATGTTAGCTCTGCAAGTAATGGTTCTTCGAGTTGCTCAACCTGCCGTGGGAGTAGCCATGAAAGGTCAAGGGGTAGGTccgaagaaagagatagatataAGAGAAGTCCCAGTAAAACAAGCAATGGAAGATTTAAGAATCGGTATAGATTCAGCAGGAGTTGCTCTTCATGCAGCACATGTAGTGACCACAGGAGAAGTTACAAAAGTGAGGAGAAATATATGGGTGAAAATCCACGATTTCTCAAATCAGTTCTTACTGACACGAAACATTCgaaggaaaaggaaggaaatcAGAATGGTAAAGATGATGATAGGACAGAGATTGTCCAGGCTTATGATGACTGCCCTTCTTCCAGAAGCAATGACAGTTATGATGGGGGACGGAAGAGGGAGATATCTTACCATCAACATGGTGCATCTGATAAGAAGAGACGGGTTGCTAATGCAAAGGGTGAAGACACTTTAAAAATTAAGACAACTGAAATCGTAGGAATTGGCAAGGAGAATGATGGAGGCAAATATGCTGGTAATTGTCAGAACTTGAGCATAGTTGGGTCAACCAAAACTTCTACTGGGAGTAGGAGTGAGGTTCCATCTGCTACTGGTAGTTCAGAggggaatgatttggagttatatTTAAGACAAAAAGCATTGGAAAATCTTAGGAAATTCCGAGGGGGACcccaaacaaacacaaaaactcTGCAGAAAGAAGAGAGTGGTGGTGATGAAAAGCTGCCATCAAATGCAAAGATAGAAACAGTCCGCAATGAGCCCCGAATAGAGGATAGGAGCCAATTGTTGGGGGCAACACAAGTAAGTCAGAATGTAACACCATTTATGGAGAGAAAGCCGACTTTCTTTCCTCCAAAGGATGGGCTGATGCCTGACAAAAGACACGAATCTAAGGTAAAGCTGGATAATGTTCATTCAGTTAAGGGTGTTGGCAATGTGGCACTAAAACAGACAGCTGTTACTGGTAACCTCACAGAAAAGAACAAACTGAATGTTGGCATAAATGTTACTAGGAGGCAGGAATCTTCTGGTGCTCAATCCAATCTGAAAGAAGCACCAAC ATCCAAGGAATCTCCTAAGGAAAAGCTGTTGGAGACTAGGAACGTCTCAAATAGAAGTGTTACCACAGATCTTAAAGCTTCACCAAGGAGTAGCAATACTCATGGTGCAGCAATTGATGATTCCAGACCCGCTGCTACTGAGGCTTCTACCATCCCCAACACTGCAACAGCGGTGCATTGCCAAAATCAACAGCAGGATGAAGCCAAAGGGAGTTCCCAATTTGAGCAAAAGACTATGTCTGTAATGCGTGGTGGTGAGTTGGTGCAG GTGAGCTACAAGGTTTACATCCCTAAAAAGGCACCAGCTTTGGCAAGGAGGCAACTTCAGCGGTGA
- the LOC122640303 gene encoding pre-mRNA-splicing factor CWC25 isoform X2 yields MASVKSSSRKKSSLSHKKKRSKPSSETGRRKRSRSRKIDKSKKLRRRDASISYSEDDSKTEDSIFVSSSDSEDDYRSRRARSRTREDAKGSRKRARRSSLSRDADKDLPNRRKRKGSKRKRASVERKNSNRRNRESLRSRGDANVSSASNGSSSCSTCRGSSHERSRGRSEERDRYKRSPSKTSNGRFKNRYRFSRSCSSCSTCSDHRRSYKSEEKYMGENPRFLKSVLTDTKHSKEKEGNQNGKDDDRTEIVQAYDDCPSSRSNDSYDGGRKREISYHQHGASDKKRRVANAKGEDTLKIKTTEIVGIGKENDGGKYAGNCQNLSIVGSTKTSTGSRSEVPSATGSSEGNDLELYLRQKALENLRKFRGGPQTNTKTLQKEESGGDEKLPSNAKIETVRNEPRIEDRSQLLGATQVSQNVTPFMERKPTFFPPKDGLMPDKRHESKVKLDNVHSVKGVGNVALKQTAVTGNLTEKNKLNVGINVTRRQESSGAQSNLKEAQTSKESPKEKLLETRNVSNRSVTTDLKASPRSSNTHGAAIDDSRPAATEASTIPNTATAVHCQNQQQDEAKGSSQFEQKTMSVMRGGELVQVSYKVYIPKKAPALARRQLQR; encoded by the exons ATGGCATCTGTTAAATCCTCCTCTAGAAAAAAATCCTCCCTTTCCCATAAGAAGAAACGCTCTAAGCCATCCTCTGAG ACcgggaggaggaagagaagcagGAGTAGGAAGATAGATAAATCTAAGAAGCTTCGTCGTCGCGATGCTTCAATTTCCTACTCTGAGGACGATTCAAAGACGGAGGATTCTATATTTGTTTCATCTTCTGATTCAGAGGATGATTATAGAAGTAGAAGGGCTCGATCTCGTACTCGGGAGGATGCAAAAGGGAGTAGGAAGAGGGCCAGGCGCAGCTCTTTGAGCCGTGATGCAGACAAGGATTTACCCAAtcggagaaagagaaaagggtcGAAAAGAAAAAGAGCCTCTGTGGAGAGGAAAAATTCCAACCGGAGGAACCGTGAGAGTCTGCGTTCCAGGGGAGATGCTAATGTTAGCTCTGCAAGTAATGGTTCTTCGAGTTGCTCAACCTGCCGTGGGAGTAGCCATGAAAGGTCAAGGGGTAGGTccgaagaaagagatagatataAGAGAAGTCCCAGTAAAACAAGCAATGGAAGATTTAAGAATCGGTATAGATTCAGCAGGAGTTGCTCTTCATGCAGCACATGTAGTGACCACAGGAGAAGTTACAAAAGTGAGGAGAAATATATGGGTGAAAATCCACGATTTCTCAAATCAGTTCTTACTGACACGAAACATTCgaaggaaaaggaaggaaatcAGAATGGTAAAGATGATGATAGGACAGAGATTGTCCAGGCTTATGATGACTGCCCTTCTTCCAGAAGCAATGACAGTTATGATGGGGGACGGAAGAGGGAGATATCTTACCATCAACATGGTGCATCTGATAAGAAGAGACGGGTTGCTAATGCAAAGGGTGAAGACACTTTAAAAATTAAGACAACTGAAATCGTAGGAATTGGCAAGGAGAATGATGGAGGCAAATATGCTGGTAATTGTCAGAACTTGAGCATAGTTGGGTCAACCAAAACTTCTACTGGGAGTAGGAGTGAGGTTCCATCTGCTACTGGTAGTTCAGAggggaatgatttggagttatatTTAAGACAAAAAGCATTGGAAAATCTTAGGAAATTCCGAGGGGGACcccaaacaaacacaaaaactcTGCAGAAAGAAGAGAGTGGTGGTGATGAAAAGCTGCCATCAAATGCAAAGATAGAAACAGTCCGCAATGAGCCCCGAATAGAGGATAGGAGCCAATTGTTGGGGGCAACACAAGTAAGTCAGAATGTAACACCATTTATGGAGAGAAAGCCGACTTTCTTTCCTCCAAAGGATGGGCTGATGCCTGACAAAAGACACGAATCTAAGGTAAAGCTGGATAATGTTCATTCAGTTAAGGGTGTTGGCAATGTGGCACTAAAACAGACAGCTGTTACTGGTAACCTCACAGAAAAGAACAAACTGAATGTTGGCATAAATGTTACTAGGAG GCAGGAATCTTCTGGTGCTCAATCCAATCTGAAAGAAGCACAAACATCCAAGGAATCTCCTAAGGAAAAGCTGTTGGAGACTAGGAACGTCTCAAATAGAAGTGTTACCACAGATCTTAAAGCTTCACCAAGGAGTAGCAATACTCATGGTGCAGCAATTGATGATTCCAGACCCGCTGCTACTGAGGCTTCTACCATCCCCAACACTGCAACAGCGGTGCATTGCCAAAATCAACAGCAGGATGAAGCCAAAGGGAGTTCCCAATTTGAGCAAAAGACTATGTCTGTAATGCGTGGTGGTGAGTTGGTGCAG GTGAGCTACAAGGTTTACATCCCTAAAAAGGCACCAGCTTTGGCAAGGAGGCAACTTCAGCGGTGA